A region of Bombyx mori chromosome 13, ASM3026992v2 DNA encodes the following proteins:
- the LOC105841933 gene encoding uncharacterized protein LOC105841933, with protein MKDFIIALLVSIWIHHGFTQIATFDVRLGNLYLMQRGLGSPYELRVAKGHEALLKLNRELVNQQSCSVTTPKGVTFDVRQPPQNRYESWSDGCGVRVRNIIKEDEGRWRLTATRGNYSITGWSEVHVQDEIPEYHPTPIALQDGERHAHVDLTTLNSAYCLVEQPFSDISFVPGHCSVTLDRTTRAVQGNWNVVLGLPGQVAEVQANTKVEVEVESLDTGYVQDTNAKKLHLYCNILHTQKNITFCRFQKITEHVGYNIMNGLSDGAHSYYGDGFEMRHCGMTVENPTEQVFGTWRCTVGVQERVGTQIHQRTPMQALIRVSPYNLGSRIMNEVNEDSIASRTIFVQRDMGFTITCRAEVSLSYCWFQHPNGTQYTPVPRSDDSDDSLFWYAGESLQTGDCGISFSYATDEDSGEWTCHMGPRRQMGVELTDKLVVRVTGPLAASQKEIPTVIDGSATLFCKTSNGNRPLEYCRFLSPKFVGISIDPSVTKENAILGRYFFTTGRDLDYGDCSLTIISVTNDDLGEWTCAALLHDEAAESRDIMTLYVEQRSSVRFRADILGMAGGVVLLAVVLICVLWYKREKIRSYWKKTDSSSRTDNVSLQTFSAASWRKDSDSSGSANGSQKAGSRDIS; from the exons ATGAAGGATTTTATTATTGCACTCCTAG TGTCTATTTGGATTCATCATGGATTTACTCAGATAGCAACATTTGACGTGAGATTAGGGAACTTATACTTAATGCAACGAGGATTAGGGTCGCCATATGAATTAAGAGTAGCAAAGGGACATGAAGCTCTTTTAAAACTGAACAGAGAGTTGGTAAACCAGCAGTCTTGTTCGGTCACAACACCAAAAGGCGTCACGTTTGATGTTCGACAGCCCCCTCAAAACAG ataCGAAAGTTGGAGCGATGGATGCGGTGTGAGAGTCCGTAACATAATTAAAGAAGACGAAGGCAGATGGAGGTTAACTGCTACTAGAGGAAATTATTCTATAACTGGATGGTCTGAAGTGCATGTTCAAG ATGAAATACCAGAATACCATCCAACACCAATAGCTCTACAAGACGGGGAAAGGCACGCTCATGTTGATCTCACTACGCTCAACAGCGCCTACTGTTTGGTTGAACAGCCCTTTTCTGATATTTCGTTTGTGCCTGGACACTGCAGCGTGACTTTGGATCGGACCACGAGAGCGGTTCAAGGGAACTGGAATGTTGTCCTTGGTCTGCCAGGACAAGTAGCAGAAGTACAAGCCAACACCAAAGTTGAGGTGGAAG TTGAAAGTTTGGACACGGGATACGTACAAGATACGAATGCTAAGAAGTTACATTTGTACTGCAACATATTGCATACACAGAAGAATATCACATTTTGTCGTTTCCAAAAGATAACGGAACATGTTGGTTATAATATTATGAACGGCTTGAGCGATGGTGCGCACAG TTATTACGGGGACGGTTTCGAGATGCGACACTGTGGTATGACGGTGGAAAATCCAACTGAACAAGTGTTCGGTACGTGGCGGTGTACTGTGGGAGTTCAGGAAAGGGTCGGCACTCAAATACACCAGAGGACACCGATGCAAGCGTTGATTAGGGTTTCCCCATACAATTTAG GTTCAAGAATCATGAATGAAGTTAATGAAGACAGCATTGCGAGTAGAACGATCTTTGTACAAAGGGATATGGGTTTCACAATAACGTGCAGAGCTGAGGTTTCATTGAGCTATTGTTGgtttcaacatccgaacggaaCCCAGTACACTCCTGTGCCACGGAGCGATGATTCCGATGACAGTTTATTTTG GTATGCCGGTGAAAGTCTTCAAACTGGCGATTGTGGTATATCGTTTTCTTACGCTACGGATGAAGACTCCGGAGAATGGACTTGTCATATGGGTCCAAGAAGGCAAATGGGAGTCGAACTTACCGATAAATTAGTAGTTCGTGTGACTGGTCCGTTAGCGGCTAGTCAAAAGGAGATCCCTACGGTGATTGATGGGAGTGCTACATTGTTTTGTAAAACGTCGAATGGGAACAGACCGTTGGAATACTGTCGGTTCTTGTCCCCAAAATTTGTTGGCATTAGCATTGATCCgtctgttacaaaggaaaa CGCAATACTGGGCAGATACTTTTTTACAACCGGCAGAGATTTAGATTATGGTGATTGTTCTTTGACGATTATATCGGTAACCAATGATGACTTAGGAGAGTGGACATGCGCTGCTCTACTACACGACGAGGCCGCGGAGAGTAGAGACATCATGACACTCTACGTCGAACAAAGAA gtTCAGTTCGATTTCGGGCTGATATATTGGGGATGGCTGGTGGCGTTGTTCTGCTGGCTGTAGTTTTAATATGTGTTTTGTGGTATAAACGCGAGAAAATTCGTTCTTATTGGAAAAAAACAGATTCTAGCAGCAGAACAGATAACGTGTCCCTCCAAACGTTTTCTGCGGCTAGCTGGCGCAAAGACAGCGACAGTAGTGGAAGTGCCAATGGATCCCAAAAAGCCGGGTCTCGCGACATTTCATAA
- the LOC119629361 gene encoding uncharacterized protein LOC119629361: MPRVRQRKTTKGRADLSTYKQAYDDVKAGSSLRTTAEKHGLNHCSLFRYVHKRDAAGNDENQEMGYKAHNRVFTREQELELSKYLIRCADIYFGLTKKDVMKLAYELTVKYNLSRPRTWDDNGMAGEEWFRMFMKRNSELSVRAAQATSLSRATSFNRKNVDAFYDNLANVMDRYKFEPQNIYNVDETGITTVQKPDRIIARRGARQVGSVTSAERGALVTVAIAVNAIGNAIPPFFVFPRVRYQDHFVRDGPIGSAGSANPSGWMQDESFMHFLDHFRKHTNASPSRKILLVLDNHASHIHINALDFCKTNGIVMLSFPPHCSHKLQPLDRSVFGPLKKAVNSTCDGWMRSHPGKTMTIYDIPGILTTAMPLALTQSNIQAGFRTTGIVPFNRHLFTELDFAPAFVTDRPNPLEAADGPIQNINTLEDKTPPTSPSILTLEPQEEMEELSNEALLVQQPTENMPQCSQVLDKEQENIIANPKLLIILPGHESSSSAQQISPKPSKSSQSIPVLTTQTGSIMTLTTPSLFSPEVIRPLPKAPPRKLTNRGRKTRKSTIYTDTPEKEEIRREYENRLKRTKAKQVKKRLDGGKTKTNARSRGKIKMHQESSSSEEEECYCVVCMSAYSESRPREKWIQCTVCKMWAHEECTQGSLSYVCHNCDSE; encoded by the coding sequence ATGCCAAGGGTACGCCAAAGAAAGACTACGAAAGGTCGGGCAGACTTATCAACGTATAAACAAGCTTATGATGATGTAAAAGCGGGATCGTCGTTAAGAACAACGGCAGAAAAACATGGACTGAACCACTGTTCCCTGTTCCGATATGTACATAAACGAGATGCGGCTGGTAACGACGAAAATCAAGAAATGGGATATAAGGCCCACAATCGGGTGTTTACCCGGGAACAAGAGCTTGAGTTATCTAAATATTTAATCAGATGTGCAGATATATATTTTGGCCTAACTAAAAAGGATGTCATGAAATTGGCATACGAACTAACCGTCAAGTACAACTTATCACGACCTCGGACTTGGGATGACAACGGAATGGCTGGCGAAGAATGGTTTCGCATGTTTATGAAAAGAAATTCTGAACTGTCAGTACGTGCAGCACAAGCCACAAGTCTTTCTAGGGCGACTAGCTTTAATAGGAAAAACGTAGATGCTTTCTACGACAATTTGGCTAATGTTATGGACCGCTACAAATTTGAACCACAAAATATCTATAATGTTGATGAGACTGGCATAACTACTGTGCAAAAACCCGACAGAATTATAGCTAGACGTGGTGCTCGTCAAGTAGGCTCAGTAACTTCGGCGGAGAGGGGTGCTTTAGTTACAGTAGCCATTGCGGTCAATGCCATCGGAAATGCTATTCCTCCGTTCTTTGTCTTTCCGCGAGTACGATACCAAGATCACTTTGTCAGGGATGGGCCAATAGGATCTGCTGGGAGTGCAAATCCTTCTGGCTGGATGCAGGATGAATCATTTATGCATTTCCTGGATCACTTCAGGAAACATACGAATGCTTCTCCTTCGCGTAAAATTTTACTTGTGCTTGATAACCACGCGTCACATATACACATTAACGCACTAGACTTTTGCAAGACGAATGGTATTGTAATGCTATCTTTCCCTCCCCACTGCTCACACAAACTCCAACCACTTGATCGATCTGTATTCGGTCCACTAAAAAAAGCTGTAAATTCGACCTGCGATGGATGGATGCGAAGCCACCCCGGAAAGACAATGACAATATACGACATTCCAGGGATTTTAACTACTGCTATGCCGCTTGCTCTTACACAATCCAATATTCAAGCTGGCTTTCGCACAACTGGGATTGTTCCATTTAATCGACATTTGTTTACTGAGCTCGATTTTGCACCTGCCTTTGTGACAGATAGGCCAAATCCATTAGAAGCAGCTGATGGTCCTATTCAGAATATTAATACACTTGAGGATAAAACGCCACCAACATCACCTTCCATTTTAACCCTCGAACCACAAGAAGAGATGGAGGAGCTTTCTAATGAAGCTCTTCTTGTACAACAACCGACTGAAAATATGCCACAATGTTCACAAGTACTTGATAAAGAACAGGAAAACATTATTGCAAATCCAAAACTTTTGATTATATTACCCGGACATGAAAGTAGTAGTAGCGCTCAGCAAATTTCACCCAAACCCTCTAAAAGTTCTCAATCCATTCCTGTGTTAACAACTCAAACGGGAAGTATCATGACTTTGACTACACCATCTTTATTTTCGCCAGAAGTAATACGACCACTACCAAAAGCTCCTCCAAGGAAATTAACAAATAGGGGCCGAAAAACCAGGAAATCTACTATCTACACAGACACACCTGAAAAAGAAGAGATAAGAAGAGAATATGAAAACAGATTGAAACGAACCAAAGCTAAACAAGTTAAGAAAAGATTAGATGGGGGAAAGACTAAAACAAATGCTAGAAGCAGGGGAAAAATTAAGATGCACCaagagtcatcatcatcagaagAAGAGGAGTGCTACTGTGTTGTTTGTATGTCAGCATATTCAGAAAGCAGACCCAGGGAAAAATGGATACAATGCACAGTATGTAAAATGTGGGCGCATGAAGAGTGCACACAAGGTAGCCTTAGTTATGTTTGTCACAATTGTGACTCCGAATGA